One genomic segment of Nocardia spumae includes these proteins:
- a CDS encoding MarR family winged helix-turn-helix transcriptional regulator, with product MTKASTVTVAPACPQGPTGTASKSGRSGGLVGEWRDLLARHAAVSCALEKDLQRDHQIGLSEFETLDRLVDASCDSYRMSDLANDIHLSQSALSRAVARLERDGLVDRTLCTEDRRAVFVCLTDKGRAVHSAAAPTHRDVLRRTLH from the coding sequence ATGACGAAGGCGTCGACGGTTACCGTGGCGCCGGCCTGCCCACAGGGGCCTACCGGCACCGCATCGAAGTCCGGCCGGTCAGGCGGGCTGGTCGGAGAATGGCGCGACCTGCTCGCTCGCCATGCGGCGGTGTCCTGCGCATTGGAGAAGGATCTTCAGCGCGACCATCAGATCGGCCTCAGCGAATTCGAGACGCTGGACCGCCTGGTCGACGCCTCGTGCGACAGCTACCGCATGAGCGATCTCGCCAACGACATCCACCTGAGTCAAAGCGCCCTCTCCCGCGCGGTCGCCCGGCTCGAGCGCGACGGCCTGGTGGACCGCACCCTGTGCACGGAGGATCGGCGGGCGGTGTTCGTCTGCCTCACGGACAAGGGCCGTGCCGTCCACAGCGCCGCGGCGCCGACCCACCGCGACGTACTGCGGCGAACCCTGCACTGA
- a CDS encoding glycosyltransferase, whose protein sequence is MNPTELRIAAVVPCHNEEAAVAKVVTDLKAAVPGIVVYVYDNRSTDATAERAREAGAVVRTETVKGKGNVVRRAFADIEADVYLMIDGDDTYDAFAAPKMIEALLSGPYDHVLGVRKQDEGAQAYRAGHESGNRVLNGVVGKVFGENVEDMLSGYRVFSRRFVKSFPAVSREFEIETELTVHSLHLRVPQTSVRVGFRDRPEGSESKLRTYHDGFKILGLIFGLARHERPVAFYGLFGTVAWLISIILTVPIVIQFYEIHSVPRFPTLFLAFTLLLLGSLAWTAGLILDGIRRSRHEAARLMYLRYSAVGAETPEQVRQAH, encoded by the coding sequence GTGAACCCCACCGAACTTCGCATTGCCGCAGTCGTGCCCTGCCACAACGAGGAGGCCGCGGTCGCCAAGGTGGTCACGGACCTCAAGGCTGCCGTGCCGGGCATCGTCGTCTACGTCTACGACAACCGCAGCACGGACGCCACCGCCGAGCGCGCCCGCGAGGCCGGTGCGGTGGTCCGCACCGAGACCGTCAAGGGCAAGGGCAATGTGGTCCGCCGCGCATTCGCCGACATCGAGGCCGATGTCTATCTGATGATCGACGGCGACGACACCTACGACGCCTTCGCCGCCCCGAAGATGATCGAGGCCCTGCTGTCGGGGCCCTACGACCACGTACTGGGCGTGCGCAAGCAGGACGAGGGCGCACAGGCCTACCGCGCCGGCCACGAATCCGGCAACCGGGTGCTGAACGGCGTGGTCGGCAAGGTATTCGGTGAGAACGTCGAAGATATGCTCTCCGGTTATCGGGTGTTCTCCCGCCGATTCGTGAAGAGTTTCCCCGCGGTCTCCCGTGAATTCGAGATCGAAACCGAATTGACCGTGCACTCCCTGCATCTGCGCGTTCCGCAGACCTCGGTGCGGGTCGGATTCCGTGATCGGCCCGAGGGCAGTGAATCGAAACTCCGCACCTATCACGACGGCTTCAAGATTCTCGGACTGATCTTCGGTCTCGCGCGGCACGAGCGTCCGGTCGCGTTCTACGGGCTGTTCGGCACCGTGGCCTGGCTGATCTCGATCATTCTGACGGTGCCGATCGTCATCCAGTTCTACGAGATCCACTCGGTGCCGCGGTTCCCGACGCTGTTCCTCGCGTTCACCCTGCTGCTGCTCGGCAGTCTGGCGTGGACGGCCGGACTGATCCTGGACGGTATCCGCCGGTCCCGGCACGAGGCCGCGCGTCTGATGTATCTGCGGTACTCGGCCGTCGGCGCCGAGACCCCCGAGCAGGTCCGGCAGGCGCACTGA
- a CDS encoding DUF2142 domain-containing protein, which produces MRTDETKTVSAPGEQTGSSGNGPVQRLRSGIRRHLGFAAAAFVVVAGIFGIVFAAITPPFWGHDEITQFGRSYQVAHGGFTPERITDDRGVSYGGSIPLSIDGMMGYAFTDYNRHPAEPDALAADPQAYDRLGSAPVTTSATKQMWFTNTAAYSPVPYVPAAVGIRLAEAIGLDVGDTVLLTRLAGLLAYVLIVAFALRALRGFRIQWLAFTVAVLPIALFQAGTVTADTVTNALAVLVSCLLVKGVFLDSRLSRLEVVAALAATLALPLSKPTYVILAMLVVLIPARQYGFSKALRWLPWCFAAVGAALFAAWMKVAAPTGDGMGLMRKPAEWHSVRPGDQLHGILSDPIHFLNVFGDSIWFRDERWFNQFFGELGFAYIDVPALSMLASLLAVAVSAGIADRLTGNRLRTWIIALAVLASVAMIYVTLYMSFTPVGYWMIDGVQGRYFVPLAIAGLAVVLRWMPLRLTDSRGVTPVRGPAIAVVIATVVALAAAAIKYNVLVWG; this is translated from the coding sequence GTGCGAACGGACGAGACGAAGACCGTGTCGGCGCCGGGCGAGCAGACCGGATCGAGCGGGAACGGCCCGGTACAGCGCCTCCGGTCCGGTATCCGACGGCACCTCGGCTTCGCCGCCGCCGCGTTCGTGGTCGTCGCCGGCATCTTCGGGATCGTCTTCGCCGCCATCACCCCGCCGTTCTGGGGGCATGACGAGATCACCCAGTTCGGACGCTCGTACCAGGTGGCGCACGGCGGCTTCACCCCCGAACGGATCACCGACGACCGCGGCGTCTCCTACGGCGGCTCGATCCCGTTGAGCATCGACGGGATGATGGGCTACGCCTTCACCGACTACAACCGCCACCCGGCGGAGCCGGACGCGCTGGCCGCCGACCCACAGGCCTACGATCGGCTCGGTTCGGCCCCGGTGACCACCTCGGCCACCAAGCAGATGTGGTTCACCAACACCGCGGCGTATTCGCCGGTGCCGTACGTGCCCGCGGCCGTGGGCATCCGGCTGGCCGAGGCGATCGGACTCGATGTCGGCGATACCGTGCTGCTCACCCGGCTGGCCGGACTCCTCGCCTATGTGCTGATCGTGGCGTTCGCGCTGCGGGCGCTGCGTGGCTTCCGGATCCAGTGGCTGGCGTTCACGGTGGCGGTACTGCCGATCGCGCTGTTCCAGGCGGGCACGGTCACCGCGGACACCGTCACCAACGCCTTGGCGGTGCTGGTGTCGTGCCTGCTGGTGAAGGGGGTCTTCCTCGATTCCCGGCTGTCCCGGCTCGAAGTCGTCGCCGCGCTGGCGGCGACGCTGGCGCTGCCGTTGAGCAAGCCCACCTACGTGATTCTCGCGATGCTCGTGGTGCTGATTCCCGCGCGGCAGTACGGCTTCTCCAAGGCTCTGCGCTGGCTGCCGTGGTGTTTCGCGGCGGTGGGCGCGGCGCTGTTCGCGGCGTGGATGAAGGTCGCCGCGCCGACCGGTGACGGTATGGGACTGATGCGGAAACCGGCGGAGTGGCATTCGGTGCGGCCGGGCGACCAATTGCACGGCATACTTTCCGATCCCATCCATTTCCTGAACGTATTCGGCGACAGCATCTGGTTCCGCGACGAACGCTGGTTCAACCAGTTCTTCGGGGAGCTGGGATTCGCCTATATCGATGTGCCGGCGCTGTCCATGCTCGCCAGCCTCCTGGCGGTGGCGGTCAGTGCGGGGATCGCGGATCGGCTGACCGGAAATCGCCTGCGCACCTGGATCATCGCGCTGGCCGTTCTGGCGAGCGTGGCGATGATCTATGTGACGCTGTACATGTCGTTCACCCCGGTCGGCTACTGGATGATCGATGGCGTGCAGGGCCGCTACTTCGTGCCACTGGCGATCGCCGGACTCGCGGTGGTCCTGCGGTGGATGCCGTTGCGACTGACCGATTCTCGCGGTGTGACACCGGTGCGCGGTCCCGCGATCGCGGTGGTGATCGCGACCGTGGTGGCGCTGGCCGCGGCCGCGATCAAGTACAACGTGCTGGTCTGGGGTTAG
- the rfbB gene encoding dTDP-glucose 4,6-dehydratase, translated as MRLLVTGGAGFIGANFVHQTVAERPDVRITVLDALTYAGNRASLAPIADRIEFVHGDIADSALVDRLVAGADAVVHFAAESHNDNSLARPWPFVQTNIVGTFTLLEAVRKYDVRYHHISTDEVYGDLDADDPAFTETTPYQPSSPYSATKASSDLLVRAWTRSFGVRATISNCSNNYGPYQHVEKFIPRQITNLIDGVRPRLYGAGHQIRDWIHVSDHNHAVWDILDRGRIGQTYLIGADGELDNRSVVDQLLAEFGREPDDFDHVTDRPGHDQRYAIDATLLRTELGWAPRYGDFRSGLAATIAWYRDNEAWWRPQKENTERAYAAAGERVL; from the coding sequence GTGCGATTGCTCGTAACCGGCGGAGCCGGATTCATCGGCGCGAACTTCGTCCACCAGACCGTGGCCGAGCGGCCCGACGTCCGGATCACCGTCCTCGATGCGCTCACCTACGCCGGAAATCGCGCGTCGCTGGCGCCGATAGCCGATCGAATCGAGTTCGTGCACGGCGATATCGCCGATTCCGCCCTGGTGGATCGGCTGGTCGCCGGCGCGGACGCGGTGGTGCATTTCGCGGCCGAATCTCACAACGACAATTCGCTCGCCCGGCCGTGGCCATTCGTGCAGACCAATATCGTCGGCACATTCACGCTGCTGGAAGCGGTGCGGAAATACGATGTGCGGTACCACCACATCTCGACCGACGAGGTATACGGAGATCTCGACGCCGATGATCCGGCATTTACCGAGACCACGCCGTATCAACCGTCCAGTCCGTATTCGGCCACCAAGGCATCGAGTGATCTGCTGGTGCGAGCCTGGACGCGCTCGTTCGGGGTCCGGGCGACGATCTCCAATTGCAGTAACAATTACGGCCCGTATCAGCATGTGGAGAAATTCATTCCGCGCCAGATCACCAATCTCATCGACGGTGTGCGGCCGCGGCTCTACGGGGCCGGCCACCAGATCCGGGACTGGATCCACGTCAGCGATCACAATCACGCGGTCTGGGACATTCTCGACCGCGGCCGCATCGGACAGACCTATCTGATCGGCGCCGACGGCGAACTCGACAACCGGTCGGTGGTGGACCAGCTGCTCGCCGAATTCGGCCGGGAGCCGGACGATTTCGATCATGTCACCGATCGCCCGGGACACGATCAGCGCTATGCCATCGACGCGACGCTGCTACGCACCGAACTCGGCTGGGCGCCGCGCTACGGCGATTTCCGGTCCGGGCTGGCCGCCACCATCGCCTGGTATCGCGACAACGAAGCGTGGTGGCGACCGCAGAAGGAGAACACCGAGCGCGCCTACGCGGCGGCCGGTGAGCGGGTGCTCTAA
- a CDS encoding GtrA family protein — protein sequence MASSETATEPVDRTGDTWRRKAVTALRQGSAFLVVGAIGFLVDAGTYNLLVFWGGHGVLEHQPLTAKIISILVATVVTYFGNKWWTFAHKKGGSPGREYLLYALFNVVAIGLQLACLGFSRYVLHLSSPLSDNISGTLIGQIVAVVFRYWAYDTFVFAESRSGRDMGDTRAGHSESDPAT from the coding sequence GTGGCCAGCAGTGAGACGGCGACCGAACCGGTCGATCGAACCGGCGATACCTGGCGGCGGAAGGCCGTCACCGCACTGCGTCAGGGTTCGGCCTTTCTCGTGGTGGGCGCGATCGGGTTTCTGGTCGACGCCGGAACGTACAACCTGCTGGTCTTCTGGGGCGGTCACGGCGTACTCGAGCACCAGCCGCTGACGGCGAAGATCATCTCGATTCTGGTGGCCACGGTGGTCACCTATTTCGGCAACAAATGGTGGACCTTCGCGCACAAGAAGGGCGGGAGCCCGGGGCGCGAATATCTGCTGTACGCCCTGTTCAATGTGGTAGCCATCGGTTTGCAGCTGGCGTGTCTCGGATTTTCCCGCTACGTGCTGCACCTGTCGTCGCCGCTGTCGGACAACATCTCCGGCACATTGATCGGCCAAATCGTGGCGGTGGTGTTCCGCTACTGGGCCTATGACACATTCGTATTCGCCGAATCACGTTCGGGCCGCGATATGGGTGACACCCGCGCCGGGCACTCCGAGTCGGACCCCGCGACGTGA
- a CDS encoding dTDP-4-dehydrorhamnose 3,5-epimerase family protein: MRIRELAVPGAWEFTPALHGDDRGVFAETFKASEFEKATGRTLDLLQVNTSTSAAGVLRGIHYTENPPGQAKYVTCVRGAFLDVVVDLRRDSPTYGRWDSVVIDDVARRSVFVSEGLGHALLSLADDSTVTYLCSLEYAPEFDRDLDAFDPDLGIDWPTVGSDGRPLTFVRSAKDAAAPRLRSLG, encoded by the coding sequence ATGCGGATTCGCGAACTGGCGGTACCGGGCGCGTGGGAGTTCACGCCGGCCTTGCACGGCGACGACCGCGGCGTCTTCGCCGAAACCTTCAAGGCCTCCGAATTCGAGAAGGCGACCGGCCGGACCCTCGATCTGCTGCAGGTCAACACCTCCACCTCCGCCGCCGGGGTGCTGCGCGGCATCCATTACACCGAAAACCCTCCGGGCCAGGCGAAATACGTGACCTGCGTGCGTGGCGCGTTCCTGGATGTGGTGGTCGACCTGCGTCGCGACTCCCCCACCTACGGCCGCTGGGACAGTGTGGTGATCGACGATGTGGCGCGGCGTTCGGTCTTCGTCTCCGAGGGACTGGGGCATGCGCTGCTGTCGCTCGCCGACGATTCGACCGTCACCTACCTCTGCTCGCTCGAGTACGCGCCGGAATTCGATCGGGATCTGGACGCCTTCGATCCGGATCTCGGGATCGATTGGCCGACGGTCGGTTCCGACGGCCGGCCGCTGACGTTCGTCCGCTCGGCCAAGGACGCGGCCGCACCCCGCTTGCGGTCGCTCGGCTGA
- the rfbA gene encoding glucose-1-phosphate thymidylyltransferase RfbA, translating to MRGIILAGGTGSRLHPITRGVSKQLVPVYDKPMVYYPLSTLMLAGIRDILVITTPEDAGAFRRLLDDGAQFGLSIDYVVQPEPDGLASAFVLGADHIGGDCAALVLGDNIFHGPGLGTRLRRFDGLEGGAVFAYRVSDPSAYGVIEFAGGKAVSIEEKPKLPRSNYAIPGLYFYDNDVVEIARGLRPSARGEYEITDINRTYLEQGRLQVETLARGTAWLDTGTFDSLLDAANYVRTIEERQGLKIGVPEEVAWRMGFIDDEQLCRLAEPLVRSGYGSYLMDLLTRGRDELGDHDGQDV from the coding sequence ATGCGCGGAATCATCCTGGCCGGTGGCACCGGTTCCCGGTTGCACCCGATCACGCGCGGGGTGAGCAAACAGCTGGTCCCGGTGTACGACAAACCGATGGTCTACTATCCGCTGTCCACCCTGATGCTGGCGGGTATTCGCGACATCCTGGTGATCACCACCCCCGAGGATGCCGGGGCGTTCCGCCGGCTGCTCGACGACGGCGCCCAGTTCGGCCTGTCGATCGACTACGTGGTGCAACCCGAACCCGATGGACTGGCCAGCGCCTTCGTCCTCGGCGCCGACCACATCGGCGGCGACTGCGCGGCACTGGTGCTGGGCGACAACATCTTCCACGGACCCGGACTCGGCACCCGGCTGCGCCGCTTCGACGGTCTCGAGGGCGGCGCGGTCTTCGCCTACCGGGTCTCGGATCCCTCGGCCTACGGGGTGATCGAATTCGCCGGTGGCAAGGCGGTTTCGATCGAGGAGAAGCCCAAGCTGCCGCGCTCCAACTACGCCATTCCCGGGCTGTACTTCTACGACAACGACGTCGTCGAGATCGCCCGTGGATTGCGGCCCTCCGCGCGCGGTGAGTACGAGATCACCGATATCAACCGCACCTATCTGGAACAGGGCAGACTGCAGGTCGAGACGCTCGCCCGCGGCACCGCCTGGCTCGATACCGGAACCTTCGACTCCCTGCTCGACGCCGCCAACTACGTGCGGACGATCGAGGAACGGCAGGGGCTCAAGATCGGCGTGCCCGAGGAGGTGGCCTGGCGGATGGGATTCATCGACGACGAACAGTTGTGCCGGCTGGCCGAGCCGCTGGTGCGGTCGGGGTACGGGAGCTATCTGATGGACCTGCTGACCCGCGGCCGGGACGAACTCGGCGATCATGACGGACAGGACGTGTGA
- a CDS encoding MFS transporter — MTSTATLPAASAADTRWPIRLWGMLITLCIVLFLDGLDVSMVGVALPSIGSELHLETSTLQWLVSGYVLGYGGLLLLGGRTADLLGRRKVFLIALAIFALASLAGGLVTSGPLLIATRFVKGLAAAFTAPTGLSIITTNFAEGPARNKALSIYTVFGAGGYSMGLVFGGLMTGFGWRWTFLLPVPIALAALISAAILVPRDKPGDGAEGGHDLLGALFSTAAMLLLVYTVVSAPAAGWGSARTIGSFAAVVALFVAFVGVEKRVRHPLVRLGILRKASLVRASLVIIAVAGSYFSWQFLVTLYLQDSLGWSPLTLAMALLPVGVLVALSSVFSDKLVDRFGTGPIIAVTTAVMAIGYLLFLRVDTAPSYVAVILPAVLLIGIGWVGFPAINIQATNGIDDDEQGLAAGVLQTSMQVGAAIVLAITTALISAGPHGNSPQAVLDSYRPGLIFAGVAAIIGALIALTHFLPTRTKRQAAEEAEREPELAAA; from the coding sequence ATGACTTCCACAGCAACACTTCCGGCCGCCTCGGCAGCCGATACTCGGTGGCCGATCCGGCTCTGGGGCATGCTCATCACGCTGTGCATCGTGCTGTTCCTGGACGGCCTCGACGTCTCGATGGTCGGCGTCGCGCTACCGTCCATCGGTTCCGAACTCCACCTCGAGACCTCGACTCTGCAGTGGCTGGTGAGCGGATACGTCCTCGGCTACGGCGGGCTGCTGCTGCTCGGCGGCCGCACCGCGGATCTGCTGGGCCGGCGCAAGGTCTTCCTGATCGCGCTCGCGATCTTCGCCCTCGCCTCGCTGGCCGGCGGGCTGGTCACCTCCGGGCCGCTGTTGATCGCCACTCGTTTCGTCAAGGGCCTGGCGGCGGCCTTCACCGCGCCCACCGGCCTGTCGATCATCACGACCAACTTCGCCGAAGGTCCGGCGCGCAACAAGGCGCTGTCCATCTACACCGTGTTCGGTGCCGGTGGCTACTCCATGGGCCTGGTCTTCGGTGGTCTGATGACCGGATTCGGCTGGCGCTGGACCTTCCTGCTGCCCGTGCCGATCGCACTGGCGGCGCTGATCTCCGCCGCGATCCTGGTCCCGCGCGACAAGCCGGGTGACGGCGCCGAGGGTGGGCACGATCTGCTCGGCGCGCTGTTCTCCACCGCCGCCATGTTGCTGCTGGTCTACACCGTCGTCTCGGCTCCCGCGGCCGGATGGGGTTCGGCTCGCACCATCGGTTCGTTCGCCGCGGTGGTCGCGCTGTTCGTCGCCTTCGTCGGTGTGGAGAAGCGGGTCCGGCATCCGCTGGTCCGGCTGGGCATCCTGCGCAAGGCCTCGTTGGTGCGGGCCAGTCTGGTGATCATCGCGGTCGCCGGCTCGTACTTCAGCTGGCAGTTCCTGGTGACGCTGTACCTGCAGGACAGCCTCGGCTGGTCGCCGCTGACGCTGGCCATGGCCTTGCTGCCGGTGGGTGTGCTGGTGGCGCTGTCCTCGGTGTTCTCCGACAAACTCGTCGACCGGTTCGGCACCGGGCCGATCATCGCGGTCACCACGGCGGTGATGGCGATCGGTTACCTGCTGTTCCTGCGGGTGGACACCGCGCCGTCCTACGTCGCGGTCATCCTGCCCGCGGTGCTGCTGATCGGTATCGGCTGGGTCGGTTTCCCGGCCATCAACATCCAGGCCACCAACGGGATCGACGACGACGAGCAGGGGCTGGCGGCCGGTGTGCTGCAGACCTCGATGCAGGTGGGTGCGGCCATCGTCCTGGCCATCACCACGGCACTGATTTCCGCGGGACCGCACGGTAATTCACCGCAGGCCGTCCTCGACAGCTACCGGCCCGGCCTGATCTTCGCGGGTGTCGCCGCGATCATCGGCGCCCTGATCGCCCTCACCCACTTCCTGCCCACTCGCACCAAGCGGCAAGCGGCCGAGGAGGCCGAGCGGGAACCGGAACTCGCCGCGGCCTGA
- a CDS encoding alpha/beta hydrolase, whose product MTAIPIGEAEYRPGLEPGTVVNPEGVSLHSQAVLLTCRGVVGPFIRRYPITPMTMPVARVMVDRLAGLRPRVQGVEREQVRMNGFRMEIIRPAGARRSLRDGAVMYMHGGGFFLCGLDSHRPVAASLARRTGLPVVNVDYRQLPGTSIAGSVEDCETAYRWLLRHGADPARIVFAGDSAGGFLSFATALRALRSGLPAPAGLVGLSPLLDLDYRLKADYRNAVRDAYIPMSAVRQMVRYGAEVDRALDPALSPVNGALAGLPPALLIAGEDELLRHDCELMARRLTAAGVPNSLELWRGQVHAFMSILPNMPESRAALARVARFVRARIEPDQQARSA is encoded by the coding sequence ATGACCGCGATTCCGATCGGCGAGGCCGAATACCGGCCGGGGCTCGAACCCGGCACTGTCGTGAATCCGGAGGGTGTCAGCCTGCATTCCCAGGCCGTGCTGCTGACCTGCCGGGGAGTGGTCGGACCGTTCATCCGGCGCTATCCGATAACCCCGATGACGATGCCGGTGGCCCGGGTGATGGTCGATCGCCTGGCGGGGCTGCGGCCGCGCGTCCAGGGCGTCGAGCGTGAACAGGTGCGGATGAACGGATTCCGCATGGAGATCATCCGCCCGGCCGGAGCCCGGCGATCGCTGCGCGACGGCGCGGTGATGTACATGCACGGCGGCGGGTTCTTCCTGTGCGGGCTGGACTCGCATCGGCCGGTAGCGGCCAGTCTGGCCCGGCGCACGGGCCTACCGGTGGTGAATGTGGACTACCGGCAGCTGCCCGGCACCTCGATCGCCGGTTCGGTGGAGGACTGTGAGACCGCCTATCGCTGGCTGTTGCGGCACGGGGCGGATCCGGCGCGGATCGTGTTCGCCGGTGATTCCGCGGGCGGATTCCTGAGCTTCGCCACCGCGCTGCGGGCCCTGCGGTCGGGACTGCCGGCGCCGGCCGGACTGGTCGGGTTGTCGCCGCTGCTGGATCTGGACTACCGGCTCAAGGCCGACTACCGCAACGCCGTGCGCGATGCCTACATCCCGATGTCGGCGGTGCGCCAGATGGTCCGCTACGGCGCGGAGGTCGATCGGGCACTGGATCCGGCGCTGTCGCCGGTCAACGGGGCGCTGGCAGGTCTGCCCCCGGCGTTGCTGATCGCGGGCGAGGACGAATTGCTGCGCCACGACTGTGAGCTGATGGCCCGCCGCCTCACCGCCGCCGGGGTGCCGAATTCGCTCGAGTTGTGGCGCGGACAGGTGCACGCCTTCATGAGCATCCTGCCGAACATGCCCGAGAGCCGGGCCGCGCTGGCCCGGGTGGCGCGCTTCGTGCGGGCCCGGATCGAGCCGGATCAGCAGGCACGCAGCGCCTGA
- a CDS encoding glycosyltransferase: MDQSAGQAVTAIENDRRNADPAPGTQPAVRRTPGRLVLARGIFTGPAPKISDELYAVVKGKSQRKRMSLRLEKGAHAHTNTYFGRFAASYWQRWTTVTEVEVTMQVTVGDLARIRLAASDIAGHRRIIDSADVDADGAVVLRAPLDQYVDGGALWVEIDAVGGEVAISDLVWTAPAPERVRPVAIAICTFNRADDCAQTVAALASDPEVLGAIDAVYVVDQGTDAVADRELFQQTRPQFGDKLRYIRQPNLGGAGGFTRGLYEVSAEGSFEGSEHADVILMDDDILCEPETVLRLNAFANLTVEPTLVGAQMLFLLNPDYLNVGAEDVHLHELRHGQKVPKALRNTSMLKRNQERRVDAGYNAWWTCLIPAEVIARIGLPLPIFFQWDDVEYGVRAREAGFVTVTLPNAAVWHADFYWKDFDDWARYFSMRNSLIVSSIHADLDAKAVTRKLFREIAEYLVGMQYGLAHTTLQGIEDFLQGPKVLRDGGIDALSAARTSRGDYGETKKHAAATAPVRQSDIRMRRAGGEPSRPMLVLVKRAIQQWTGRTQHGVVGVTREDAHWWHLALFDHVVVTDASQSGVRIRQRDKEKARALLLRTWRVLRRLRRDLPKVSRQYREAAPELISRENWARLYGI; this comes from the coding sequence ATGGACCAGTCGGCTGGCCAGGCCGTGACCGCCATCGAGAACGACCGGCGTAATGCCGACCCCGCACCCGGCACCCAGCCGGCCGTGCGGCGCACTCCGGGCAGACTGGTCCTGGCCCGCGGCATCTTCACCGGACCCGCACCCAAGATCAGCGACGAGCTGTACGCGGTGGTCAAGGGCAAATCGCAGCGCAAGCGGATGTCGCTACGGCTGGAGAAGGGCGCCCACGCCCACACCAACACCTATTTCGGCCGATTCGCGGCCAGTTACTGGCAGCGCTGGACCACGGTGACCGAGGTCGAGGTCACCATGCAGGTCACGGTGGGGGATCTGGCCCGGATCCGGCTGGCGGCCTCCGATATCGCCGGTCACCGCCGCATCATCGACTCGGCCGATGTGGATGCCGACGGCGCCGTGGTGCTGCGCGCACCGCTGGACCAGTATGTCGACGGCGGTGCGCTGTGGGTCGAAATCGACGCTGTCGGAGGCGAAGTCGCGATCAGCGATCTCGTCTGGACCGCCCCCGCACCGGAGCGGGTGCGCCCGGTGGCCATCGCGATCTGCACCTTCAACCGCGCCGACGACTGCGCGCAGACGGTGGCCGCGCTGGCCTCCGATCCCGAGGTGCTGGGCGCCATCGACGCGGTGTACGTGGTCGATCAGGGCACCGACGCGGTTGCCGATCGTGAGCTGTTCCAGCAGACCCGGCCGCAGTTCGGGGACAAGCTGCGCTACATCCGGCAGCCGAATCTCGGTGGGGCGGGCGGCTTTACGCGCGGTCTGTACGAGGTGTCCGCGGAGGGCAGCTTCGAAGGATCCGAACACGCCGACGTCATCCTGATGGACGACGACATCCTGTGCGAACCGGAAACGGTGTTGCGGCTCAACGCGTTCGCGAATCTCACCGTGGAACCGACCCTGGTCGGCGCCCAGATGCTGTTCCTGCTGAATCCGGACTACCTCAACGTCGGTGCCGAGGACGTGCATCTGCACGAGTTGCGGCACGGCCAGAAGGTCCCCAAGGCGCTGCGCAATACGAGCATGCTCAAGCGCAATCAGGAACGTCGCGTCGACGCCGGCTACAACGCCTGGTGGACCTGCCTGATCCCGGCCGAGGTGATCGCGCGGATCGGGCTGCCGCTGCCGATCTTCTTCCAGTGGGACGATGTCGAATACGGCGTCCGGGCGCGGGAGGCCGGCTTCGTGACCGTGACCCTGCCGAACGCCGCGGTCTGGCACGCCGACTTCTACTGGAAGGACTTCGACGACTGGGCGCGCTACTTCAGCATGCGCAATTCGCTCATCGTCAGCTCGATACACGCCGATCTGGATGCCAAGGCGGTGACCCGCAAGCTGTTCCGCGAGATCGCGGAATATCTGGTGGGTATGCAGTACGGCCTCGCGCATACGACGCTGCAGGGTATCGAGGACTTCCTGCAGGGGCCGAAGGTGTTGCGCGACGGTGGTATCGACGCGCTGTCCGCCGCGCGGACCAGCCGCGGCGACTACGGGGAGACCAAGAAGCACGCGGCCGCGACCGCCCCGGTCCGGCAGTCCGACATCCGGATGCGCCGTGCCGGTGGTGAACCCAGCCGCCCGATGCTGGTGCTGGTGAAGCGCGCCATCCAGCAGTGGACCGGTCGCACCCAGCACGGCGTGGTCGGCGTCACCCGCGAGGATGCGCACTGGTGGCATCTGGCCCTGTTCGACCACGTCGTGGTGACCGACGCCTCGCAGTCCGGGGTGCGAATCCGGCAGCGGGACAAGGAGAAAGCCCGCGCGCTGCTGCTGCGCACCTGGCGGGTGCTGCGCCGGCTGCGCCGCGATCTGCCGAAGGTGAGCCGTCAGTACCGCGAGGCGGCGCCCGAACTCATCAGCCGGGAGAACTGGGCGCGCCTGTACGGCATTTGA